A region of uncultured Desulfobacter sp. DNA encodes the following proteins:
- the gatC gene encoding Asp-tRNA(Asn)/Glu-tRNA(Gln) amidotransferase subunit GatC, producing the protein MKISQQEVEKIAHLARLDVDDDLKETLAGQLSDILDYIDALKDVDVEGVTPASGAAFMNNVLREDKPAPSPGPEVTLANAPERDQDFYLVPRVVK; encoded by the coding sequence ATGAAAATATCACAACAGGAAGTGGAAAAAATAGCTCATCTGGCCCGGCTGGATGTGGATGATGATCTCAAGGAAACCCTGGCAGGACAGCTCAGTGATATCCTTGATTATATCGATGCCCTCAAGGATGTGGATGTTGAAGGTGTGACGCCGGCATCAGGGGCGGCATTCATGAACAATGTGCTCAGGGAAGACAAACCGGCACCGTCCCCGGGCCCGGAAGTGACCCTGGCCAATGCCCCGGAACGTGATCAGGATTTTTATCTGGTTCCAAGAGTTGTAAAGTAG